AGCGCTGAGCCAAAGCCGCGCTTGTGCAGAGGGCCTGCGATGCAGGGCCCTTTCTCCAGAATGCAACGCGCGACATCGAATGCCAGTCAGCCATGCTGACTGGCATTTTTCATGGTGGTGCCCCATACAGTCTTTGATGACCCTGCCAAGGTGCATCGGCGCGATATCAGGCTGCGGCAGCCGACCTTTGTAGACGCCTCAGGGACCTCGGACCCATTCCATGAGGAGCCGCTCTTGCAGCCATTGGGCGGCAGGAAGCCCAGACCCTCTCGGAAATAAAAAAGCCTTCCAAATCGATGATTTGGAAGGCTTTTACCAATGGTTAGTTGGTAGGCGCGATTGGACTCGAACCAACGACCCCCACCATGTCAAGGTGGTGCTCTAACCAGCTGAGCTACGCGCCTGTGTGTATTCGAGAAGCGAGATTGTAGCAGTAAAAAATACGCGTTCCAGGCAACTTCTGCGCTTTCTTTCAACGGCGCCGTGCAGAGCGCACGCCTTGCACCGTGGCCACGATGCCGAGCACTTTGTTGAGCCGTCCGGAGTCGGCCACCTCGACCGTGAACGTCATCCAGGCCGTGCCTTTCACGGACTGCGTCTGAACGCCGATCACGTTGGTCTTCTCCCTGGCGAAGACCTCGGAAATGTCGCGCAGCAGGCCTTGCCGGTCTGCAGCCTCGACCGACACATCCACGGGATAGACCGACGGGCCGGCACCGGTTGACGCCTTGGATTGCCCCCACTCCACTTCGATGACGCGCTCGGGACTGCGCGCCGCCATCTCGCGAAAATTGCTGCAGTCGGCGCGGTGCACGCTCACCCCTTTGCCACGCGTGACGAAGCCCCGGATGCTGTCGGGCGGCGCAGGCTTGCAGCACTTGGCCAGCTGGGTCATCAGCGAATCGATGCCCACCACCAGCACCCCTCCCTTGGGCGCGGTTTCGGAGGTGCGCGTCTTCTTGAGCAGCAGGTAATCGTCCGGCTGCAGCACGGGCTCAGGCGGGCGCAGCAGCGTCTCGATGGTGCGCAGCGAGAACTCGTCCTTGCCCACCACTTCGAACAATGCGTCCGCCGTCTTGAAGCCCAGCTGCACGGCAAGGTCGTCGAGCTTGATGGCGGTCTTGCCCTCGCGCTGCAGCAGCTTTTCCACCGCCTCGCGGCCCCGCGCCGTGGTTTCATGCGTGGCCTGGGCGTTGAACCACGCGCGCACCTTGGCGCGGGCGCGGTGGCTGGTGAGGTAGCCCAGTTCGGCATTGAGCCAATCGCGCGACGGGCGGCCTTCCTTGACGGTGGTGATTTCGACCGTCTGCCCGTTCTGCAGCGGCGTGTTGAGCGGCACCATGGCACCGTCGACGCGCGCGCCGCGGCAACGGTGGCCGACACTGGTGTGCACCGCATAGGCGAAATCGACCGGGGTGGCGCCCTGCGGCAACTCCACCACGGCCGCGTCCGGCGTGAGCACGTAGATACGGTCCTCGAACAGCCCCCCGTGCTGCACGGTGCCCGCCATGTCCCGCTCCCAGGCCAGCAACTGGCGCAGCACCGCGATCTTGGCGTCGTATTCGCCGGAGGCCGAAACGCCCGCATAGCCTTTGGTGCCGGCCTCCTTGTAGGCCCAGTGCGCGGCCACGCCATGCTCGGCGTGGTCGTTCATGGCCTGGGTGCGGATCTGGATTTCGATGGCCTTGCCCGTCTCGTCGCGCACGACGGTGTGCAGCGACTGGTAGCCGTTGGGCTTGGGCTTGGCGATGTAGTCGTCGAACTCGGCATCAATGGGCTTGAAATGCTCGTGCACCCAGGACAGCGCGGCGTAGCAATCCTTCACCGAAGGCACCACCACCCGCAGCGCCCGGATGTCGAACACATGCTCGAAGTCGAGCGACTTGCCGCGCATCTTCTTGACGATGCTGTAGATGTGCTTGGGCCGGCCCTGCACGCTGGCGCTGATGCTGCGGGCCCGCAGTTCGGACTCCAGCCGGCCGCGAAGCTGCTCCATGTACACCTCGCGCTCGGCCCGCTTTTCGTCCAG
This region of Acidovorax sp. GBBC 1281 genomic DNA includes:
- a CDS encoding RelA/SpoT family protein, whose protein sequence is MATAPPATLGQGGAGSASPRSDAVPQLIAATALSLPEQAGALARARAFAEPLLSSETLETGENTFAHAEAVASILKNIGGSEAMQAASYLVHACSHLNKPEEVIAKAFGQNFAALAVETTKLMRVQQQAREAQIAGHPVDDPATQTENVRKMLLAFSRDLRVVMLRLASRLQTLRFYAATKRAVSPGIAREALQVFAPLANRLGIWQMKWELEDLSFRFLEPETYKQVARLLDEKRAEREVYMEQLRGRLESELRARSISASVQGRPKHIYSIVKKMRGKSLDFEHVFDIRALRVVVPSVKDCYAALSWVHEHFKPIDAEFDDYIAKPKPNGYQSLHTVVRDETGKAIEIQIRTQAMNDHAEHGVAAHWAYKEAGTKGYAGVSASGEYDAKIAVLRQLLAWERDMAGTVQHGGLFEDRIYVLTPDAAVVELPQGATPVDFAYAVHTSVGHRCRGARVDGAMVPLNTPLQNGQTVEITTVKEGRPSRDWLNAELGYLTSHRARAKVRAWFNAQATHETTARGREAVEKLLQREGKTAIKLDDLAVQLGFKTADALFEVVGKDEFSLRTIETLLRPPEPVLQPDDYLLLKKTRTSETAPKGGVLVVGIDSLMTQLAKCCKPAPPDSIRGFVTRGKGVSVHRADCSNFREMAARSPERVIEVEWGQSKASTGAGPSVYPVDVSVEAADRQGLLRDISEVFAREKTNVIGVQTQSVKGTAWMTFTVEVADSGRLNKVLGIVATVQGVRSARRR